The sequence aatatttattagaagATAAAGAACGCACAACAAAACGTGCTCAGGTCCATTATATTTTGATAGTTTCATATTTAGCCTACTTTGTGAGCCAGCTGCCTAATGTATCCATTTCCAATATTATTTTAGGGAACTGAAGAGATCGAAGGCATGTTTCTCGACACATTAAACTTGAGTTTTGATGTCAAGCCTGCTGCCTTTGAGAATATGCTGAACCTTAGACTCCTGAAGATTTACTGTTCCAGTCCTGAAATCCGTCATAGAATCAATTTCCGTGAAATCCACTCTCTTCCTAATGAGCTAAGGCTCCTCCATTGGGAGAACTACCCTCTGCAATTTTTGCCTGAGCATTTTGATCCCATGAACCTTGTTGAAATCAACATGCCGCACAGTCAACTTCAGAAACTTTGGGGTGGAACAAAGGTAAGCAAACTCTCACATGTCTCTTTCACCCTTAGTGATACTAATCtgaattgttattttttattcgGCATTTTCTTCTCAGAACCTGGAGATGCTAAAGACAATCAGGCTTTGTCATTCGAGGAAGCTGGATTGTATTGATGATATTCTAAAAGCGCCAAATCTTGAGGTAGTTGATCTCCAAGGTTGTATAAAACTGAAGAGTTTCCCATCCACCGGTCAATTGCTGCATCTTCGAGTTGTAAATCTCTCAGGTTGCACAAAGATTAAAGAATTCCCTGAGGTTCCACCAAATATTGAGACGTTGCATCTCCAGGGTACTGGCATAAGAAAATTACCACTTTCTGCTGTTAAGTCAAGTGACAGAGTGCTTGCGAATCTTCTAGCAGAATTACCCGGTCTTTCAGATGCCTTGAAACTCGAGCGTCTAACAAGTCTGGTGAATTCTAACTCATCTAGTCAAGATCTTGACAAGCTTATTTGTTTGGAACTGAAAGATTGTTCTCGTTTACGAAGTCTGCCAGACATGGTTAGCTTAGAACTTCTCACAGTTCTTGATCTCTCTGGTTGCTCAAAGCTCAAGACTATTCAGGGTTTCCCACGGAACCTGAAAGAGTTATATCTTGGTGGCACTGCGGTAGGAAAAGTGCCACGACTTCCTCGATGTCTAGAACTCTTGAATGCACATGGTTGTGCCTCTCTGAAATCAATTCGATTGGACTCTGAGCACCTTCCTATGCATTATACATTCAGTAATTGTTTTAATCTATCACCACAAGTGATCAGCAATTTTTTAGTGGACGTACTGGGTAATGTTAATCGCATACCAAGAGATCGTCTGCACGTAAtactctctctccctctctctctcttattccAATGCCTGATATGTATACACAGACATGACTATACCATATCATATCtgacttattttcttttattacaACAGGAACTCAATGAATCTCCGGCTTTCAGCTTCTGTGCGCCGCCCTCACATGCGAATCAAGTTTCCACACTAGGTCTGAAACTAGGATCTTCTGTAATGACACAACTAGATCCTTCTTGGAGGAACACGCTTGTGGGCTTTGCTATGCTAATGGAAGTTGAATTTTCAGAGGATTACTATGATGCTAATGGTTTTGGCATTAGCTGTGTTTGCAGATGGATAAACAAGGAAGGCCACTCTCGTAGGATAGAAAGAAATTTGCATTGTTGGTCTGCAGGGCAAGTTGCTCCGAATGTGCAAAAGAATCATCTGTTTGTCTTCTATGATGCTAAAATGCGTCCAAGTACTGGCGAAGGAATTGACCCGGATATCTTAGGTAATTTAGTTGTATTTGAATTCTTTCCGGTCAACCAGGAAATGAAGCGTCTAGATGATAGTTGCACAGTGACAAGATGTGGGATCTATGCAATAAAGAGCAATACAGAACTTAAGATGAGCTCACCAGTTTCGTCCTCGGATCCGATGGAGTGTTCTGGTGATCAAGTTGAAGAAATATTGAGAGTAAGCTACGATGGTCTAGAGGAGATGGATAAAGCTTTATTTCGTTTCATCGCGTGTTTGCTCAATGACGAGAATGTTGATTCGGTGGCACCACAAATTGCTAGCGCTGGTGTGAACATTGATTCTGGGCTCAAGGAACTAGCCAGTAAGTCTCTGATACGTGTTTCTTCCAATGGGGAAATAGTGATGGATTCTTCGCTACGAAAAATGTGGAATGAAATCCTCCATAGTCAATCCATGCTGCCTAGTAGCTCGAAAGATTTAACAAGAGACGTTGAGAAGGTCTCTGtggcttcttcttcgtctcggTCTTGGAAATATGATGTTTTCCGGAGCTTCAGTGGGCAAGATTTCCGCAAAAATTTCCTTAGCCACTTGGCTGTGGAATTCAAACGTAAATCAATCATCACATTTGAAGACACTAAGATAGACAAAGGCATGCCGATTGGCCCCCTTCTTGTACAAGCGATAAGAGAGTCAAGGATCTCGATTGTTGTGTTCTCTAAAAGGTACGCCTCTTCAAGCTGGCTCCTGGCAGAGTTGGTGGAGATTACCAAGTGTAAGGAAGAGTTTGGTCAGATAGTGATACCAATTTTCTATGATGTTGATCCTGCGCATGTTCGGAAACAGACCGGTGAATTCGGAAGGCATTTCAAACAGACTTCGAAGGGCAAAACAGAGGATGAGAAACAGCAATGGCAACGAGCTTTAATGGATGTAGCAAATCTTCCAGGATACCATTCTCCAAGCTGGTACGTTTTCTTCAGCCATTATTAGTTGCCGTCTCTTGGATACGACACAAATCTCTCACGCGTTTGGATTAAGAAATCCTAAATTATAGTTTCCTAGAAAGGATTGATATTAATGTTTGGATAATATTAGCCAACGGAATCCATTCCTGAATTAATGTACGGTAACTTTCCTTCTCCTTGTTAGGCATAATGAAGGAGAGATGTTTGAGACAATCTTGTCTGATGTCTCAAACATGCTGAACCATACGCCATCGCGTGATTTTGATGATTTGGTTGGAATCGACGCTCATATTGCAAAAATGATTCCGCTGCTGCACTTGGAATCCGATGAAGTGAAGATGGTTGGAATTTGGGGGCCCCCGGGGATTGGTAAGACTACCATTGCAAGACATTTATACAATAAGATCTGTCCAACATTCCAGTGCTGCGCTTTTACAGATCACCGAGATGTTAATAACAAGTTTGGCGAGTCAGATTATAGCGCAAAGATGTATATACAGCAACTAGTTTTATCTGAAATTACGTACGTAAAGGATTTAAAGATACCTCATTTAGGTGTGATGCAAGACAGCCTAAAGTATAAGAAAGTTCTTCTCATTCTAGATGGTGTGAATGATCGATTGGTACTAGATGCCGCAGCAGGAAATAGTAACTGGTTTGGTCCAGGGAGCAGAATTATTGTGATTACGAAAGATTTAGCTCTTCTGAAGTCTCATGGGATTAGTTATATATACAAAGTGGATTTACCATCTAAAAAGGAAGCTATTCAGATGTTATGCCTTTATGCTTTCGGGCAAAAGTATCCATTTGATGGTTTCATGGAACTTGCAACTGAAGCTGCAGAGATGGCAGGTGCTCTTCCGTTGGTTCTCAGAGTTTATGGTTCTTATTTGCGAGGGATGAGCAAAAAAGAGTGGTCGGAAGTGTTGCCTCGGCTCAGAAATAGACGGGATGGAGAGATTGAGAGCTTATTAAAATTTAGCTATGATGGGTTACATGAAGAAGACCAAGCTTTATTTCTTCACATCTCATGTTTATTTAATCATGGTACGGTTGAATATCTCACACGATTGCTCACAAGCCACTTCATGGATATTAAGTATGGGCTTAGACGCTTAGACGAGAAATCTCTCATCCATATATCAGAACACGGAAATGTTAAGATGCACGATTTGCAACAAAAATTTGGCAGAGAGATCATCCGTAAACAATGCCCTGTTAATCCTGGAAAACGTCAGTTTTTGTTGGATCCCAGGGATATTAGTGAAGTCTTTGAGGAAAACACTGTAAGTTTTAAACATACACATGCCATTTGTTTAACAATAAATGCTAGTCTATGTCACGGTAACCTGTTTCTGTCGGGACTCTTTTTTCAGGGGACAAGAAACGTTCTAGGGATATCGTTGGACATGTCAGAGATCAAGGAGCTTTTAATAAGTGAGAGAGGATTCGATGGAATGAAGAATTTGCAGTTCTTGAAATTCTACACAAACTTGGAGGATAAAGAAGTTAAGGTGCGCTTACCTCATGGTCTTGCTTATCTGCCTCAAAAACTTACATTATTGCATTGGGAGGGCTTCCCATTGAGATGTCTACCTCCTAACTTCATTCCAAATCATCTCGTTGAACTCACAATGGAAGCTAGCAAACTTGAAGTGCTATGGAGTGGAATTCAGGTACATGTTAGAGTTTTTGTTACCAccgaatttcaaaagttttgttAATGCTTCAGATTTTCTTTCCATTGTTGATGTCATCAAATATATGAATGATATTAGTAGAAGTTTGGAAACTAATGGTACTGTTGGAAAGATTCTGATATATGTTTATACCATTGTTTTTCTGTTCAGCCTCTTGAAAGTCTCAAGTGTATGAACTTACGGGGTTCCTTAGACCTGAGAGAAATCCCAGATCTTTCGCACGCCATAAACCTTGAGACATTGGATCTTGGCGGTTGCTCGAGTTTGACTAAGCTTCCTTACTCTATTGGGCAGCTCCATAAATTGAAGGACTTTGACATGGAGCGTTGCATATATATGGAGGTTCTTCCATCCGGCATCAACTTGGAATCTCTCTATTACCTTAATCTCAATGGCTGTTCACGGTTGAGAAGTTTCCCACAATTATCAACAAGCATTTCAGATCTCTATCTTGATGGAACTTCGATAGAGGAAGTTCCTGGTTGGATCGAGAACATCTCTGCGCTCACTTACCTATCTATGAATGGGTGCAACAAGTTAAAGAAGATTTCCCCAAATATATCTAAACTGAAACTTCTCGTGGAGGTAGACTTTTCAGAATGCAAAGCATTAACGGAAGAAAGCTGGGAAAACCATCCTGAGGAGATATGCACTTCCCTCATGATTGTAAACATGTCTGGCAACAATTTTGAGAGACTGCCAGACACATGGATTTCCATTCAACCAAAATATCTTGATCTCGGTAATTGCAGAAGTCTCGTGTCACTGCCGGAGCTCCCCACATCACTCTCTATCCTGACGGCAAATTATTGTGAATCACTTGAGAGTATATATGGCTGTTTCCAACAGCCACAGATGTCTCTCCAGTTTATTAACTGCTACAAACTGAATCAGCAAGCCAGAGAATTCATTCTACATTCAGACTGTGCTTATGCTATCTTACCTGGTGGAGAACTTCCTGCATATTTTACTCATCGAGTCGATGGAAATTTTCTAACCGTCTCATTGCCTCGGATCTCTCTTTCCAGAAAAATCTTGAGTTTTAAAGCTTGCATAGTTGTTGAACCAAGAGTATGTTGGTTTGACTTTGGGGTGATTTGGCTTTTCCGAGGTGGAAaggataataaatattttagtttgtcGACAAACATACACACTAAGACGAGTCATCTCATCATATTCGGTTTTGAGTTCTCCTGTGATGGATTCAATGATAATCCAGCTGAGCTGAACTATAGCGATGTGCAGTTTGAGTTTTTTGGCGTTGACCACCagaaggaaataataaagataaAAGAATGTGGTGTACAGCTCTTGGAGCTTTCTTCATCTCTGAATGGTAGTATGAAACGCTTTAAAACTGTGAACGGCGAGATGTCTGGAGATGACAACGCGGAGCCAAGTCGAAGCAGGAATCAAATGCGTGTAAGTATGAGCAAGGGTTGATGATTGAACAAATATGTAATTCTCTtttgattcatcctggttaagaattgtttttattttgtacttTCCTTCTGCAGATAACTTAAAAAACAGCTCAAGAATCTCCAGGTTAGACTACCCAACTTTGAATATCAAAATTTGGTTTGGTCTAGGTGGAGCGTCTAGCTTCTATTTATGTATCTTATACATTGCTGAGGTACCATGGGTGCTCTAATGTTGCTCTTTCCTCAACCCTTTTTCAATCTTGCAGGAGGCCTTTCTATATTGGTACCATGGGTACGCTGAAGCGTCTGGAGGCTTGAGCTTAGGTAAATGATGATTGAAGAACTCACTTATGTTTTCTGCTTATACTGAAGAGCTCATAATAATGCATGAAACATGAAACTGTCATGGATCTATGTGGTGATTTTGAACGTTGATTTCTCGTTAGGCCAGACACTAGATGAAGATAGTACTGCTGGTTTGTTTTGATTCGGTTTGGATTGTGAACTCTGTTGACTTTCTGCTCTCTTTTTGTTACTGTGGAACACAAGGTACTGTTATTGCTAGCGTGGTAAACATCTATTAAAAGTTGATGTGGTAATACAAATGTCTATGACCCCGGTTTAGCTTCCATAGGACTCGTATAGTGAATGTTAAATTCTGCTATGCTCCTCTGCTACAATATAGACATGGTAGAAAAAACTGACCAATGAAGTATCTGGTCAGCGAACTACTGTGTGCACATTATCGTGTTGGCTGAGGTCCATGTTAAATTACTCTCATTAGGAAAGTAGATCCCTCCCAATGGGAATCGACACTATGGCCCTTAGACCCCACTACTAGGTGATCCAAGAGTTTTAGCTTGGCCAACTCCttgttggtgttttttttttttacttttcttgcTCCTTTGATATGTTTGCAAGAGTACTGCTTCTGCTGTATCACAAAAGAATGTTAGAATCAGGATAAAGGAGGCTTTATCATGCAACATCAAACATCCACAAGTTAGTCAAAGATCCAAATAAAATAAGCGATGCGTCATGTGTTTAGACTTTAGAATGGTCTAGTTGGATTGTTTGGGGTCCCTAGGTTGAAGATTCATGGTTTGAGAGTTCCTAGATTTCAagagaaaccatgtaaaattttgaaagagaagaagtgTTGCACCTTTGACTTGATGTACAGAAACTCTATTCtcgtttccttttttttcttatcttcgGGATTGCAGAATTAGTACTTCTCCTATACGACTTCTCTTAACTTACGGCAGTTGTTTCTGAACACAACCAGTTTTTCATTAGTATCTGAAAGAGCTGATAAGGCCTCTCTATCATTCAATACCGGTACTACATAAGTATCATGAGCACATCCATCAAGCAATGACTTGTCACATGTTGAAATAACAATCTTGCTTCCCTTCTTAATCCAACCAAGGTTGCCGAGAAGAAACTCTAATTGTTTCTTGTCACTCAAGTCATCAAGAACAACAAAAACTTTAGTATGAAGCAATATATCCTTCACAGATTCATGCGTTGTCTTGTCACTTATCAATGGAAACTTTCCCTCTAGTAAAACTTCCAGAAGAGTCTTTCGCAGCCACACTGGTCCATAGTCGTTTGACTTCTTACGGATATTTAGAAGAGGCACACAGCGTATAAACTGGCTGTTCCACTTCTCGTGCAGCATCACTGCGAGAGTGGTTTTACCAATACCAGGCATTCCAACAACTCCAATAATGCGAGTTTCGTTGCAGTCAAACTCTAACTTCTTCTCCAATTGCTCCATGTGATGTTCCATTCCAAAGAGGTGCTGTTTGTTCTGATAAGTTTTATGCTTTTCACCTGTCCCTAGGGGCAATCCAGTACTTTTTCCTCTCTCTGTCGAAGGAAAGAGAGATGGATTTTCTCCTTCCCACAGAGAAACTCTCTTTAGGACTTCATTGACGGCAAAAGTGATGAACTCAGTCTCAGAACTGCCAAAccgttcagaaaaaaaaaaaaactggattCAATCTAATAATTTCAGCAGGAAAGAATTCAGGAATCTATATTATAATCTTAGTTACCTGTGCTCCTTCAAATAGATCCCCTCCATGGACGCAACAGACTCCAAAGCTTCCTTCCAGCTAACGATATGGCTATCCCGATTAATACGCCACAAATTCCAAAATTTAACCCCGAAATCACCCTTTAGTTGTGTAACCTCCCATAGCTCCACTTTGTAGAAGATTGGAATGACTAGTAGTTTCCCTCTTTCCATAAGTTCTTTGATCTTCAGCAGCTCGTTTAAGCACCAACTTGATTCTGCGTACCCGCTTGAGAAGATTACGAGTGCGATCCTCGACTCCTTAATCCCATTCACAAGAAGTTCTGTAAGATCTCCACGCGGCAACTCATCTACATCTATATAGACTCCAAGCTTGGGGTCAAGCTTATTTTCAAGGGTGGGAGTATATGAGAGCTTACTTATTTGCTGGTTGATCTTGGCTGCGTTGATTTGGAGATGTGATagagaacaaaagaagaaatcaGAGCTGTTGATACATGAGCTGTTTCAAACCAGAGTTTCAACAGTTTGGAATCATCTATTACATCAAGAGATATACATGTTGTTAATGCATTTTGAGGGCATTATGTTACACATTCTGATACAACAAAGGGAGAAATGGAAGAAGTGCTACAAGACATggatgttcaaatacaaagctAGACTAAAGCAAGTGCAAGTTCTGCTATTACATGTTGTGCTTAGTCAGTGGAGAAGTTCTTGTTTTCTTGGGTGTCGCTGGATAAGACAGGACAATCCCACGTGTGCTTTTGAGATGGTAGACTTATTAGAAGGGCAGGAACACAGAGATTCAAGAGGGTTGGTTAAAGACATGTATACTTGCGGTGCTTACGGATTGTGGAGTGGCTTGTCTATTCACAGTGGCCACAAGGTGATGCAACAAAGGCGGAGAACTAAAATGCCCAAGTCTTGGATGTTCAAGTATAAAGAGAAAGAGGAGACTTCTGCTGCTACATTGGCCATTTGCAGAAACtacaagaccttcaagaatgcaGCATGGTTAAGCTTTATCATGATCTTTACCATGAGCACCAtcagtttcttttcttcttccaaGCTTGAGGGCAAGCTTGTTTTCATGGGGGAAGTATTGATAGACTTCTATCATTCTGAGTCTGACGTGGCAAGTGACGATGCTGACGTGTTTAATGAGGAAGACGAGTCAGGAGAGCCTTGGTTTGATTCGGAAGGTTTACCGTTACGAGCTTTGAAGCTGTTCGTGAAGAAGTTGAGTATAAAGAGGAAGTTACAGGGGGAGAAGAAGATTATGCTTTGATGTTGTAGGAAGATTGACGACATGAGTCATCTTGACCCGATCGCCATGAGATCGGTGACGAAGGTGAAGCTCGCCATGAGAGCCTAGCCGGAGTCAGCTCAAAGCTATTCGTTTATCATCTTGTCATCTCTATTCTAGCTTGTAATCTGTGTTTGGAGTGATCAATAAGAAGAGTTATAGATTTTGGGATATCAAGACTCTATCAACTCCATCCTTTTTCAAGGCCTTGACGAGGTCCCCAACAAAGCCATGACGCAGGTCGTCTCCCCAGAAATTGATGAACATTTTATGCTCTGGCAAGGGCTTCGCCATGGTAGAGCTTTCAGTTACATTTTCTTGCTTCTTTTCACCAACGACTGGTTCAGCTCTCTTGTTCTCAACATAATTCTTCTGTAAATTAAAGGCCACAAAACAGTTTCCTTCATAGTCAATGAAATTGTCATCCTTTCTGGGATTCACATCGTCATCTCTGCTTGAATTTGCTTCAGTTTCGTTTGGATTTATATCCCAGATAAAGTCGACCATACCACTGCCAAAGGAGTGTAAGAGAAACAATAAGATCCTCCAATCGCGTAAGGCCTATTTAATGATAGTTTAGTCTCATCCTACGCTACATGTAAGTAAGTCTAGTAAGAGATTTCAGTTAACCACAACAGTTGCAACACCTTTGCCAATTTTTCCTCTTGTCAATGTATAGGGAAAACTAAACAAAGCCGTAAAGTGATACCACTCTAAATCCAGTATAACTTAATCTTGTATGACAGAATTTATCATCACAAATTTACTAACCATAGCGGGGGATGTTCAAATTTACGTTTTCTAGacttgaaaagaaaagaaaagaaaagaaaaaacatgcAGCAGTAAGTTTAGTTTTTGAGTTATCGAGCAAAGATCTTACCTGGTACCTTCTTCTTTCGCTGAACCAGACGGGTATCCGATTCCGATACTCATATGCAGAATCACCGCTCTCGCTGTTGTCATATTCCTACAATACTTATCCGCACGTACCCTGAATTCTTCAATGGTTTCAGTAAACACAATGACCCCTTCCTCAATCTCATCTATTGCAAGCCTCACCACTTTCTGCTTGGTAACAGAAAACTCAGCTTTCTTCAACAAATATTCAATCTCTACTTCCAATTTACTCAAAAGAACACTTATGTTATCCATCTCTTTAACCGATATATAACAAGCCTCAACCCAACTCCATGTAGTAATCTGCTTCTGCCCTCTAACCACGTTCTCAAATTTCGTCCACAGAGAGTTGCACCATTCCCCAGCAGACCCCACAGGAACAGCCAATGCATCAGCAATAGCAGCCACAACCGGCGGTGCAGCCACAGCCCGGAAGATAAGCACAGCGATAAACCCAGTCACAAACACCATGTTGGATACTATTCGCCATAATTTGATATTCTTAACGAGATTTTTCTTCAGCGTATGAAGTTCCTCAAGCATCATAATATGACGTCGGGTTATGGAACTGAAATAATAAAAGAATCCTTCCGCAAACGGATCCCTTGCTGATTTAAACCTCTTAAGCTCCCCAAGCGTCTTCTCGTACTTCTCCTTCACGTTATTCCGATTCAGTGGTATCTCCTCAAACTGCTCAACAGCAAACTGAATAATCTCCTGCCTTTGCCTCGCGCAGTTGAGACAATTCCCGAGCTCGGAGCAGAAACTCTGAGTCGTTTCAATGCTTTGCAAATACATATTCACAAAAGAATACAAGTCTTGATCCTTCCATATATCCTCTTTGTAGTGCAATATAACTTTGAGCACGTCCTGATTCATATTAAATAGACATTGTATCACTTCTCTGAGCGAATCAAACGACAAAGATTCCAACTCTACGTCTGATACAAGCTTGTTGATGACTCGGTTAGTTCGTTCCCGAAGCGCCGAGTCAAAAGATTGGAGCGTTGGGTCTTCACTACAAGCTCTTTGGTACGAGGTCAAGTGCTCTTTGTAAGCTGGGTTTAGGTTGATCTGTAAAGGTGAGCCAGATGATTCATCATTTTCCAACTTGTTCCTAGAATTATTTCccatcatttttcttctttctttttctagtTTATGCTTGTGACATCCCTAATCAGAGAGCAAGAAGTAGGAAATAGAATTCAGAAGTAATCGAGACACTTAGGTCACCACCAGCAGAAGAGAGAGGCAAATGAAAATGCGATTTTAGTTGAGTTATTGATAGGAGAAGAATTAGCTTGCACGCTTGGGAAAATTGCTGAAGGGAAAAGGAGAGATCTGAGCTGGAAAACCCATTACTCAGGCGGTTTCGGTCGACCTTTATCGAGGTGAACGACAAAGCTGAGGCGCAGATCGGTTCATCAAAAACTGACGAACACTTGAGGAAGTTGTAACTTAGATCGCCATGGTTGAATTTCTCAGAAATTTTGTTTCCAGAGACGAATTCGGAAGTTTTGGGGGAAATGAGTTTAGGAAcatcatattgaaagttttagAGAGTAACATCTTCTTCGTCAACGTTTGTTCTTGGCTAATTTCGAATCCGCCAATTATCGTTCACCTGCCCTtatccttttttgttttttttacgacTCCACTTGTTACATAAATATACAAGAAAATTAGTTGGTTTacaaagttaaaataaaataatgaagatGGTTGggagtttctttttttctcgaATATAACTACAAGTTGCCGTTTTTCGAATCTACGAAAGTGGACGTTGAATCCGTCCCTTGGGACAGCCGTAGCGCACTTCGACTGGACGAAAACTGATAAACACTTTGGTATTGAGGTTTTCTCCGTACGTTGAACTTCTCAAAGGAACTCCAATGTCCCACGTAACAAATTCATAGGAGTGATTAACTGAACGATCTCATATATAGACAGATAAACAATAACACGTTTGAATAGATTGTATTAACACCAAACACCAATACTTCCTTCAGAATGTCACAAGTcacaacaataacaaaaacCCTACTTAACCCCCATTTGGTTTGTTTCACCAGGGTAGAGTAGTTTCAGGTAGCTCCCGATGTCCTTAAAATTCAATTCCCCGTTCCAATTTTCCCAGTCACTGCaacaaccaaaacaaaaatctgaatCTCTTCTTTTAACCAAAATCATGCCcccaaaattttctttttttcctgcGGAAAATATCAAAACTTCTGAGCACTGACAAAGGTCTGTCGTCCTTATCCCCCTCAATATAACACGATTTGGAGTCCAGTTTCTAAGAATAGAGCATGCTTGAAGTTATCCGATCTTGTTCAAAACGTTGATAGGCTCTTCTAGTTCTCAGAAACAAGACAATACTTGAAGCTAACCCAATCACCGACAAGCATCCCCACCACACAAATGTTAGGAAATAACAGTCTCGTCCCATACATATCACTGACTCCGTCTTTGACCCAGCCATGCTATGAGATTCATAGACCAAAGCAGCTAAGAAACCGTAGACCAACGATCCAATCGGTATGTTTGTGATGAGGATGTTGTGGTTAACCCCGACGCTGTTGGGTCCAAACAGCTCAGATGTGATAGAAACCGCTGCTGCGAATATGAAACCCGAGCTTAGACCAATAAGAGCTGTCCCTGCTTGTAACGCCGACAAACTTCCTGATGATGCCAACAAGAAAAGAGCTATTGTGGTTGGTAAAAGAGCAACGGTTAGCCACCCTGTTCTAGCGAAATAAAACTTCCTGCACAATTC is a genomic window of Brassica napus cultivar Da-Ae chromosome A2, Da-Ae, whole genome shotgun sequence containing:
- the LOC106437684 gene encoding uncharacterized protein LOC106437684 — its product is MMGNNSRNKLENDESSGSPLQINLNPAYKEHLTSYQRACSEDPTLQSFDSALRERTNRVINKLVSDVELESLSFDSLREVIQCLFNMNQDVLKVILHYKEDIWKDQDLYSFVNMYLQSIETTQSFCSELGNCLNCARQRQEIIQFAVEQFEEIPLNRNNVKEKYEKTLGELKRFKSARDPFAEGFFYYFSSITRRHIMMLEELHTLKKNLVKNIKLWRIVSNMVFVTGFIAVLIFRAVAAPPVVAAIADALAVPVGSAGEWCNSLWTKFENVVRGQKQITTWSWVEACYISVKEMDNISVLLSKLEVEIEYLLKKAEFSVTKQKVVRLAIDEIEEGVIVFTETIEEFRVRADKYCRNMTTARAVILHMSIGIGYPSGSAKEEGTSGMVDFIWDINPNETEANSSRDDDVNPRKDDNFIDYEGNCFVAFNLQKNYVENKRAEPVVGEKKQENVTESSTMAKPLPEHKMFINFWGDDLRHGFVGDLVKALKKDGVYIDVDELPRGDLTELLVNGIKESRIALVIFSSGYAESSWCLNELLKIKELMERGKLLVIPIFYKVELWEVTQLKGDFGVKFWNLWRINRDSHIVSWKEALESVASMEGIYLKEHSSETEFITFAVNEVLKRVSLWEGENPSLFPSTERGKSTGLPLGTGEKHKTYQNKQHLFGMEHHMEQLEKKLEFDCNETRIIGVVGMPGIGKTTLAVMLHEKWNSQFIRCVPLLNIRKKSNDYGPVWLRKTLLEVLLEGKFPLISDKTTHESVKDILLHTKVFVVLDDLSDKKQLEFLLGNLGWIKKGSKIVISTCDKSLLDGCAHDTYVVPVLNDREALSALSDTNEKLVVFRNNCRKLREVV
- the LOC106437683 gene encoding disease resistance protein RRS1-like, giving the protein MTNTKRTEQPVYISCVDEVRYSFVSHLSDALRREGISVFVDSDDLLSKEAQEKVEGARVCVMVLPGNGRVCLEKLGKVLNSQRDIDQVVVPVLYGDSQWYDEWLDELHLRGFSAVYQSRKECNDSELVEEIVRDVNEKLSHMGRIGIYSKLLEIENMVNKQPLGIRCLGIWGMPGIGKTTLAKAFFDQVSGEFDACCFIEDFDKAIHEKRIYRVVAEQLTLGNGGKLSLRRDKLISKRVLVVLDDVRNPLAAESFLEEFDWFGPESLIIITSRDKRVFRLCQVNHIYEVQGLNEKEALQLFLLCASIKNMREQNLHELSVKVINYAKGNPLAISIYGRELKNKRKVSEMETAFLKLTRRPPLKIVDAFKGSYDTLSDSEKNIFLDIACLFQGENVDDVKQLLEGCGFFPHVGINVLVEKCLVTISENRVQMHNLTRDVGREIVNGETVLIERRNRLWEPWSIKYLLEDKERTTKRAQGTEEIEGMFLDTLNLSFDVKPAAFENMLNLRLLKIYCSSPEIRHRINFREIHSLPNELRLLHWENYPLQFLPEHFDPMNLVEINMPHSQLQKLWGGTKNLEMLKTIRLCHSRKLDCIDDILKAPNLEVVDLQGCIKLKSFPSTGQLLHLRVVNLSGCTKIKEFPEVPPNIETLHLQGTGIRKLPLSAVKSSDRVLANLLAELPGLSDALKLERLTSLVNSNSSSQDLDKLICLELKDCSRLRSLPDMVSLELLTVLDLSGCSKLKTIQGFPRNLKELYLGGTAVGKVPRLPRCLELLNAHGCASLKSIRLDSEHLPMHYTFSNCFNLSPQVISNFLVDVLGNVNRIPRDRLHELNESPAFSFCAPPSHANQVSTLGLKLGSSVMTQLDPSWRNTLVGFAMLMEVEFSEDYYDANGFGISCVCRWINKEGHSRRIERNLHCWSAGQVAPNVQKNHLFVFYDAKMRPSTGEGIDPDILGNLVVFEFFPVNQEMKRLDDSCTVTRCGIYAIKSNTELKMSSPVSSSDPMECSGDQVEEILRVSYDGLEEMDKALFRFIACLLNDENVDSVAPQIASAGVNIDSGLKELASKSLIRVSSNGEIVMDSSLRKMWNEILHSQSMLPSSSKDLTRDVEKVSVASSSSRSWKYDVFRSFSGQDFRKNFLSHLAVEFKRKSIITFEDTKIDKGMPIGPLLVQAIRESRISIVVFSKRYASSSWLLAELVEITKCKEEFGQIVIPIFYDVDPAHVRKQTGEFGRHFKQTSKGKTEDEKQQWQRALMDVANLPGYHSPSWHNEGEMFETILSDVSNMLNHTPSRDFDDLVGIDAHIAKMIPLLHLESDEVKMVGIWGPPGIGKTTIARHLYNKICPTFQCCAFTDHRDVNNKFGESDYSAKMYIQQLVLSEITYVKDLKIPHLGVMQDSLKYKKVLLILDGVNDRLVLDAAAGNSNWFGPGSRIIVITKDLALLKSHGISYIYKVDLPSKKEAIQMLCLYAFGQKYPFDGFMELATEAAEMAGALPLVLRVYGSYLRGMSKKEWSEVLPRLRNRRDGEIESLLKFSYDGLHEEDQALFLHISCLFNHGTVEYLTRLLTSHFMDIKYGLRRLDEKSLIHISEHGNVKMHDLQQKFGREIIRKQCPVNPGKRQFLLDPRDISEVFEENTGTRNVLGISLDMSEIKELLISERGFDGMKNLQFLKFYTNLEDKEVKVRLPHGLAYLPQKLTLLHWEGFPLRCLPPNFIPNHLVELTMEASKLEVLWSGIQPLESLKCMNLRGSLDLREIPDLSHAINLETLDLGGCSSLTKLPYSIGQLHKLKDFDMERCIYMEVLPSGINLESLYYLNLNGCSRLRSFPQLSTSISDLYLDGTSIEEVPGWIENISALTYLSMNGCNKLKKISPNISKLKLLVEVDFSECKALTEESWENHPEEICTSLMIVNMSGNNFERLPDTWISIQPKYLDLGNCRSLVSLPELPTSLSILTANYCESLESIYGCFQQPQMSLQFINCYKLNQQAREFILHSDCAYAILPGGELPAYFTHRVDGNFLTVSLPRISLSRKILSFKACIVVEPRVCWFDFGVIWLFRGGKDNKYFSLSTNIHTKTSHLIIFGFEFSCDGFNDNPAELNYSDVQFEFFGVDHQKEIIKIKECGVQLLELSSSLNGSMKRFKTVNGEMSGDDNAEPSRSRNQMRIT